One window of Mesorhizobium loti R88b genomic DNA carries:
- a CDS encoding sugar ABC transporter substrate-binding protein translates to MIKSLVGGIVAATAFVMLSSSAIAAGPEIVKGPAAEPDCFSPWAADTLFFKFPKKAGPYRIALANGYIANTWRIQMVQTAKAYAAQKDVAAKLKEFKVVSTGEDVPAQISAINNFIDSGYDAIVVNAQNPTAFGPVIKRAKEAGVVLVAFDNILDTKDAINVNVDQKGLGELWGKWLVTHVPNGGKVLEVRGVAGTSVDTDRHNGIHEVLDASGKKWAVTEVVGKWDDGVAQKASADAIATNGPFDGVTGQGGDTGIVQAMIDAKHPFVPFGGETENGFRKFCAAHAADGLKCSSAGTGPAQVAVAIKTAIAALEGNVVPQSVKLPLAIVEDPNFKAGQDFFPDQSDNFFVGNSFPTCGINFTAQEIMGQTKADQ, encoded by the coding sequence ATGATCAAGTCACTTGTTGGTGGCATCGTTGCCGCCACTGCATTCGTCATGTTGAGCTCGTCTGCGATTGCCGCAGGCCCTGAAATCGTCAAGGGCCCGGCTGCCGAGCCGGATTGCTTCTCACCCTGGGCCGCGGACACGCTGTTCTTCAAGTTCCCCAAGAAGGCCGGCCCATACCGCATTGCGCTCGCCAACGGCTATATCGCCAACACCTGGCGCATCCAGATGGTGCAGACCGCGAAGGCCTATGCCGCGCAGAAGGACGTCGCCGCGAAGCTGAAGGAATTCAAGGTCGTCTCGACCGGCGAAGACGTGCCGGCGCAGATTTCGGCGATCAACAACTTCATCGATTCCGGCTATGACGCCATCGTCGTCAACGCGCAGAACCCGACCGCATTCGGGCCCGTTATCAAGCGTGCCAAGGAAGCCGGCGTCGTGCTGGTTGCCTTCGACAATATCCTCGACACCAAAGACGCCATCAACGTCAACGTCGACCAGAAAGGCCTTGGCGAACTGTGGGGCAAGTGGCTCGTCACCCATGTGCCGAATGGCGGCAAGGTGCTCGAAGTGCGCGGCGTTGCCGGAACGTCGGTCGACACTGACCGCCACAATGGCATCCACGAGGTTCTCGACGCCTCCGGCAAGAAATGGGCGGTCACCGAGGTCGTCGGCAAGTGGGATGACGGCGTCGCGCAAAAGGCTTCGGCCGATGCGATCGCCACCAACGGCCCCTTCGACGGCGTCACGGGACAGGGCGGCGACACCGGCATCGTGCAGGCGATGATCGATGCCAAGCATCCGTTCGTGCCGTTCGGCGGCGAGACCGAGAACGGCTTCCGCAAGTTCTGCGCGGCCCACGCGGCCGACGGGTTGAAATGTTCGTCAGCCGGTACCGGCCCGGCGCAGGTGGCGGTTGCCATCAAGACCGCGATCGCAGCGCTTGAAGGCAATGTCGTCCCGCAGTCGGTCAAGCTGCCGCTGGCGATCGTCGAGGATCCCAACTTCAAGGCCGGTCAGGATTTCTTCCCCGACCAGTCCGACAATTTCTTCGTCGGTAATTCCTTCCCGACCTGCGGCATTAATTTTACTGCGCAGGAAATCATGGGTCAGACCAAGGCTGACCAGTAG
- a CDS encoding sugar ABC transporter ATP-binding protein, giving the protein MDGAVPLFQMEGISKRYGGVRALEKAELVVTSGSIHAILGENGAGKSTLIKVMAGVVAADEGRMMLDGREVTFASPAAANKAGIVCIFQELSLVPELGVADNIVISDPPKRFGMIDRKAQRRIAEEALARAGAADIHPLALVKDLPLSRRQMVEIAKALARKPRILILDEATSALTAADVSNIFGVLKRLRSEGLALLYISHRMNEIAELADQCTVFRNGRNVASYKAGSKSDNEVVELMIGREYSHIFPPKPATVPATAAPRLEARKLSWTDRLDNISLTIRAGEVVGLGGLDGQGQRELLLAFFGVLRGLSGEVLIDGKPVTIGSPAKARQDGIGMALIPEDRKTEGLMLPMTVRENLSFAALDRLSRGGIIDRAAEQRLIDDMVGLLAIKTAGLDIPVGALSGGNQQKVVIAKWLMRQPRIILLNDPTRGIDVGTKQELYQLMRKLADAGAAILFYSTDYDELIGCCDRVLVLYDGAVKRELVGAEITERALIASALNIHGEESPVGLGASA; this is encoded by the coding sequence ATGGACGGTGCGGTTCCGCTCTTCCAGATGGAAGGCATATCCAAACGCTATGGCGGTGTGCGAGCGCTGGAAAAGGCGGAGCTTGTCGTCACGTCCGGCAGCATCCACGCCATCCTTGGCGAAAACGGCGCCGGCAAATCGACGCTGATCAAGGTGATGGCGGGCGTCGTCGCGGCCGACGAAGGCCGCATGATGCTGGATGGCCGTGAGGTGACCTTCGCTTCGCCGGCTGCCGCCAACAAGGCAGGCATCGTCTGCATCTTCCAGGAACTGTCGCTTGTTCCCGAACTCGGCGTCGCCGACAACATCGTCATATCAGACCCGCCCAAACGCTTCGGCATGATCGACCGCAAGGCGCAGCGCCGCATCGCCGAGGAGGCATTGGCGCGCGCGGGAGCTGCCGATATCCACCCGCTGGCATTGGTCAAGGACTTGCCCTTGTCGCGCCGGCAGATGGTCGAGATCGCCAAGGCGCTGGCCAGGAAGCCGCGCATCCTGATCCTCGACGAGGCGACATCCGCGCTCACCGCGGCGGATGTCTCGAACATTTTTGGCGTGCTGAAGCGGTTGCGCAGCGAAGGACTGGCGCTGCTCTACATCTCGCACCGCATGAACGAGATCGCCGAACTCGCCGATCAGTGCACGGTGTTCCGCAACGGTCGCAACGTCGCCAGCTACAAGGCCGGCTCGAAGAGCGACAATGAGGTGGTCGAACTGATGATCGGCCGCGAATACAGTCATATCTTCCCGCCAAAGCCGGCGACCGTGCCAGCTACAGCCGCACCCAGGCTTGAAGCCCGTAAGCTCTCGTGGACCGATCGGCTGGACAATATCTCGCTGACGATCAGGGCAGGCGAAGTGGTCGGTCTCGGCGGTCTCGACGGCCAGGGCCAGCGCGAATTGCTGCTCGCTTTCTTCGGCGTGCTGCGCGGTCTTTCCGGCGAGGTGCTGATCGACGGCAAGCCGGTGACGATCGGCAGTCCGGCCAAGGCGCGGCAGGATGGTATCGGCATGGCGCTGATCCCGGAGGACCGCAAGACCGAAGGGTTGATGCTGCCGATGACGGTGCGCGAAAACCTGTCCTTCGCCGCGCTCGACCGGCTGTCCAGGGGCGGCATCATCGACCGCGCCGCCGAACAGCGGCTGATCGACGATATGGTCGGCCTGCTGGCCATCAAGACGGCGGGCCTCGACATTCCGGTCGGCGCGCTGTCTGGCGGCAACCAGCAAAAGGTGGTCATCGCCAAATGGCTGATGCGCCAGCCGCGCATCATCCTGCTCAACGATCCGACGCGCGGCATCGATGTCGGCACCAAGCAAGAGCTCTACCAGCTGATGCGCAAGTTGGCGGATGCCGGGGCGGCGATCCTGTTCTACTCGACCGACTATGACGAACTGATCGGCTGCTGCGACCGGGTGCTGGTGCTCTATGACGGCGCCGTCAAGCGCGAGCTGGTCGGGGCCGAGATCACCGAACGGGCGCTGATAGCGAGCGCGCTCAACATCCATGGCGAGGAGAGCCCGGTGGGCCTGGGAGCAAGCGCGTGA